One Nicotiana sylvestris chromosome 12, ASM39365v2, whole genome shotgun sequence genomic window carries:
- the LOC104220996 gene encoding uncharacterized protein, whose protein sequence is MPKIKRFRNPLKSAREPHDAHGHSSSSATPVQSHAIEPATIVQALPHVHEVPQQEQAPILPSNSSAASRHAGRESTKYWTVEAKDSENSIKQIRVKVNEVNNLTVGERIIVNFDDYNTHMVKRKDYLLDIVDRWQLIPRFDFRVSESIAYRYCNASLSKKWATYRQKLWNEYFDPAKSKNEILSNVPAGINKDQWASFVAYRQKSSTMFLETGKTPSRGKIFIETHKRSNGSFVNDAARIIGEQIELNMTQCDTNECEVSPNDVIGTMLGAEHSGRVRCMGMRVAPSNTFRNSKGRLSDPSASSSSYSASSATYNHFQQKLMRVESQLEGTLNALKVYVMSKEGSVPEEFAGMFALQPQMSQLLMLSHPPFVAHSRHPSSQH, encoded by the exons ATGCCAAAGATTAAACGTTTTCGGAATCCACTAAAATCAGCTCGTGAACCACATGATGCTCATGGACATTCTTCATCATCAGCAACTCCAGTCCAATCACATGCTATAGAGCCCGCAACAATAGTACAAGCCCTCCCACATGTTCATGAAGTCCCGCAGCAAGAACAAGCTCCAATTCTGCCTTCTAATTCAAGTGCAGCATCTCGCCATGCAGGACGTGAATCTACAAAGTATTGGACAGTAGAGGCTAAAG ACTCGGAAAATTCTATCAAGCAAATTAGAGTCAAGGTCAATGAAGTTAACAACCTGACTGTTGGGGAGCGCATCATTGTGAATTTTGATGACTACAACACGCATATGGTGAAGCGCAAGGATTACTTGCTGGATATTGTGGATCGCTGGCAATTGATT ccTCGATTTGATTTTCGGGTAAGTGAGTCCATTGCATATAGATACTGCAATGCTAGTCTTTCAAAGAAGTGGGCTACATATAGGCAGAAGTTGTGGAATGAATATTTTGACCCAGCCAAAAGCAAAAATGAAATTCTAAGTAATGTACCAGCAGGTATAAATAAAGATCAATGGGCTAGTTTTGTTGCTTACCGCCAAAAATCATCAACAATG TTTTTGGAAACTGGAAAAACTCCTAGTCGCGGAAAAATATTTATTGAAACTCATAAGAGAAGCAATGGATCGTTTGTAAATGATGCGGCAAGGATTATAGGG GAACAAATTGAATTGAATATGACTCAATGCGATACTAATGAGTGTGAAGTTTCCCCAAATGATGTTATTGGCACGATGTTAGGGGCAGAGCACTCCGGGAGAGTACGATGTATGGGTATGAGAGTTGCTCCTTCAAACACATTCAGGAATAGCAAAGGACGACTTAGTGATCCGAGTGCTTCTTCATCTAGCTACAGTGCATCATCTGCAACATATAACCATTTTCAACAAAAGCTTATGCGTGTGGAATCCCAACTAGAAGGCACCTTAAATGCGCTGAAGGTTTACGTGATGTCAAAGGAAGGTTCGGTTCCAGAAGAATTTGCGGGTATGTTTGCTCTTCAACCACAG ATGTCCCAGTTGTTGATGTTGTCTCATCCACCATTTGTTGCACATTCTCGTCATCCTTCTTCGCAACACTAA